In one window of Desulforhabdus amnigena DNA:
- a CDS encoding cation:proton antiporter domain-containing protein, whose amino-acid sequence MLIMAIFVLLVFIYSLVSRRLEQTVFTAPIVFTAVGILLVRALPVLGELEADRKTFLLIAEIGLVLTLFSDATRINLQVLKSNESLPVRLLSIGMLPTILLGAIGAVIIFPQLSLWEASILAAILAPTDAGLGEVVVSSPRVPVRIRQALSVEAGLNDGLSVPFLMCFIALAEVGTEGAGAVLMRFVIEQLGFGALVGALIGLAGGWLLGLAKRKEWMSESLQPLGLVALPILCVIGSEPIGASMFIAGYVAGMAVQIGFREAAKQSVEFTEGWGRLLDFFVFFLFGMLTARVLEQFSMPLVVYAVMSLTVVRMLPVAIALIGMRLSMATTVFMGWFGPRGLASIVLGLVYLEQESHLPGESTIRLAVMAAVLLSIFAHGLSSLPGIGLYARKIATLDATAPEHLEVVAPEPFS is encoded by the coding sequence ATGCTCATCATGGCCATATTCGTTTTGCTGGTTTTTATCTACAGCCTGGTCTCCAGACGTCTGGAGCAGACCGTCTTCACTGCGCCCATCGTCTTTACCGCTGTAGGGATTCTGCTCGTTCGCGCCTTGCCTGTACTGGGCGAACTTGAAGCAGACCGGAAAACTTTTCTTTTGATCGCCGAAATTGGGCTGGTGCTGACTCTCTTTTCCGATGCCACCCGGATCAATCTCCAGGTTCTCAAGAGCAACGAGAGTTTGCCCGTCAGATTGCTGAGCATCGGTATGCTGCCGACTATCCTGCTTGGCGCGATCGGGGCGGTCATTATTTTCCCTCAACTGTCGCTCTGGGAAGCGAGTATCCTCGCAGCCATCCTCGCTCCGACCGACGCCGGCCTGGGGGAGGTGGTGGTGAGCAGTCCGCGGGTACCGGTGCGCATTCGACAGGCCCTCAGCGTGGAAGCCGGTCTCAACGATGGCTTGTCGGTTCCCTTCCTGATGTGCTTTATCGCCCTGGCCGAGGTGGGCACAGAGGGCGCGGGTGCTGTTTTGATGCGCTTCGTTATAGAGCAGCTCGGCTTCGGCGCTCTGGTCGGCGCACTGATCGGCCTGGCGGGTGGGTGGCTTTTGGGACTGGCGAAACGCAAGGAGTGGATGTCTGAGTCCTTACAGCCACTGGGGCTCGTGGCGCTGCCGATCCTTTGTGTGATAGGGAGCGAGCCCATCGGTGCGAGCATGTTCATCGCCGGCTATGTCGCCGGAATGGCCGTTCAGATCGGTTTCAGGGAGGCCGCGAAACAGAGCGTCGAGTTCACCGAAGGTTGGGGGCGGCTGCTTGATTTTTTTGTGTTCTTTCTTTTTGGCATGCTTACAGCCCGTGTATTGGAGCAATTCAGCATGCCACTCGTGGTTTATGCTGTCATGAGCCTGACAGTGGTGAGGATGCTTCCCGTGGCGATTGCCCTCATCGGGATGCGCCTGAGCATGGCCACAACGGTCTTCATGGGTTGGTTCGGCCCGCGGGGGCTGGCTTCCATCGTGCTCGGTCTGGTGTATTTGGAGCAGGAGTCGCATCTGCCGGGAGAATCCACGATCAGGTTGGCAGTGATGGCGGCGGTTTTACTGAGTATCTTCGCCCACGGGTTGAGTAGTTTGCCGGGGATCGGACTCTACGCCCGAAAGATCGCGACGCTGGATGCCACCGCACCTGAACATCTGGAGGTGGTCGCTCCCGAACCTTTTTCCTAG